Sequence from the Burkholderia cepacia genome:
AGTGCCGGCGCCGCTCGCGCTTGCGGTCGGAGCGCCGCGCGATCGCGATCAGGCCGGCCGCGCCGACCGCGTTCGGCACGACCGACAGCAGGCTGATCTGCACGACGTCGTGGATGCCGAATTCGCGGATCATCAGCGGCATCCAGAACAGCAGCATCAGCAGCGCGGTGGTCAGCGAGAAATAGATGAACGCGAACAGGTACGTGCGCGGCGCCGCGAGCGCCTCGCGCAGCGACGCGGCCGTATGGGCGGGCGCCCGGGCGCGGTCGGCCGCGAGATCGTCGGCAAGCCGCCGCCGGTCGTCCGGCGTCAGCCACGCGGCCTGTTCGGGACCGTCGCACAGCCAGAACCACGCGATCACGCCGAGCAGGATCGCGGGCGCGCCCTCGATCGCGAACATCCATTGCCAGCCGTGCAGCCCGAGCACGCCCGACATTCCGCGCATCAGCCAGCCCGACAGCAGCCCGCCGACCATCCCCGCCACCGCGACGCCCGCGTAGAAGATCGACAGCACCGACGCCCGCCGCCGCGCCGGATACCAGTACGTCAGGTAGAACACCACGCCCGGAAAGAACCCGGCCTCGAACAGCCCGAGCAGGAAGCGCAGCACGTAGAAATGCTTTGCGCTGTCGACGGCGATCATCGCGACCGACACCGCGCCCCACAGGCACATGATCCGCGCGAACGTGCGGCGCGCGCCGAAGCGGCGCAGCAGCGCGTTGCTCGGCACCTCGAACAGCACGTAGCCGACGAAGAACAGCACGGCGCCGAGGCTGTACATCGCGTCGGTCAGGCCGAGATCCTGCCGCATCTGCAACTGCGCGAAGCCGATGTTGCTGCGATCGAGGATCGACACGATGTAGCAGATGAACAGGAACGGCACGATCCGCATGCCGATGCGCCGGTACAGCGCGTCGTCGTCCGGCGCATCATCGCCCGCGCCGGCGCCGGAGGCGACGCCGCGCGCCGCCTCCGCTCGAAGAGGAGCAGACATCGCTTGTCTCCTTGATCGCATTCGATCGGTTGCCGGGGAACGGCATCTGACGTGGCGCGGCCGTCAGCGGACAGCGGACGGCCACGGCGCAGCGCTCGACTCAAGCCCAAACCCGCCGCTGCGGCTCGCCTTTCACGCCGAGCATCAGCGCGACACCGCTCGCCACCAGCAACGCGGCCAGCAGATACACGGCGAGATCCATGCTGCCCGTGCGCGTGCGGATCATCCCGATCACCCACGGGCTGACGATGCCGCTCGTGATCCCGATGCTGCTGATCAGCGCGATCCCGGCCGCGGCCGCATTGCCCGACAGGTAGCGGGTCGGCACGGCCCAGAAGATCGGCAGCGCGGCGAAGACCAGCGTCGCCGCGATCGACAGGCACGCGAGCATCGCCGCGAAGCTGTGCAGGTGCAGCGTCAGCGCCGCGAGCGCGATCCCGCCGCCGATCGTGCAGCACGCGAAGTGCTTGCGGCGCTCGCCGGTGCGGTCGGAGCGGCGCGCGATCAGCACCAGCCCCACCGCGCCCACCGCGTTCGGCACGACCGTGTAGAGGCTCACGGCCACGACGTCGGTCACGCCGAAATCGCGGATCATCAGCGGCATCCAGAAGTTGAGCGTCAGCGACGCGCAGGTCAGCGAGAAATAGATGAACGCGAACAGGTACACGCGCGGATTCAGCAGCGCGGCGGCGAAGCTGCCCGGACCGTGTGCGCCGTGTGCCCCCTCGCGGCCCTGCCCGTGCGCGCAGAGCGCCGCGACCCGCGCCTTTTCATCGGACGTCAGCCACGCGGCGTCCTGCGGCCGGTCGACCAGGAACGTGAACGCGGCGAACGCGAGCAGGATCGCCGGCGCGCCTTCGATCGCGAACATCCACTGCCAGCCGTGCAGGCCGAGCACGCCGCCCATGTCGCGCATGATCCAGCCCGACATCAGGCCGCCGAGCACGCCGGCCACCGCGACGCCCGCGAAGAACACCGAGATCGCGGCCGCGCGCCGGTTCGCGGGGAACCAGTAGGTGAGATACAGCACGATGCCGGGAAAGAAGCCTGCTTCGAACACGCCGAGCAGGAACCGCAGCACATAGAAATGCGACGGCTGCGACACGAACATCATCCCGGTCGACGCGATGCCCCACAGCAGCATGATCCGCGTGAAGGTGCGACGCGCGCCGAAACGCGCGAGCAGCATGTTGCTCGGCACTTCGCAGAACACGTAGCCGACGTAGAACACCGCGGCGCCGAGGCCGTACATCGCGTCGCTGAAGCCGAGATCGTGCTTCATCTGCAACTGCGCGAAGCCGATGTTGATGCGGTCGAGGAACGATACGACGTAGCAGAGGAACAGGAACGGCACGATCCGCCACGCGATCTTGCGGAACAGCAGTTGGTCGTCGGAAGCCGACGCGGACGCGACCGCCGCTTCGGCGGGAAGCGATTGGGGCATGTCTCTCTCCAAACAGGCTGCACGATTCGGGCGCGCAGCCGTCTCCCAGGGCGTGCGTGCGCCCGGCTTTCTTGTGAGATCGAAGAAACGCGGCGGGACTACGGACGCCCCGCCGTCATGGGCCGCTCAGTCCTGCAGCGCGGCCCACATTTCCTTGTCGCGCTGCGCCGTCCAGATGCGCGGATGCGTGATGCCGCTCGCTTCGTCGAACGCACGCGACACGTCGAACGGCAGGCAGTGCTCGTAGATGAACACGTGGCCGAACTTCGGGTCCATCGCTTCGCGCGTGAGCGCCATCGACGCCTTCAGGTCGAGCTTCCGCTCGACGGCCTTGCGGCCCTGCGCGAGCAGCGTCGTCACGAAATCCTTCGTGTAGTCGAGGCCCTTGTTCACTTCGGCCGGGTTCAGCAGCGCGGGGCCACGGCCCGGCACCAGCTTCTCGGCGTTCAGCGCGCGCAGCGCCTCGAGCGTGGCCGGCCACTGCTCGAGCTGCGCATCGCCGCAGTAGCACGCGGCGTCGTATTCGACGAGGTCACCGGAGAACAGCACTTTCTGCGACGGGATCCAGACGATCGTGTCGCCCTTCGTGTGGCCCGAGCCGACGTGCATGATCTTCACCTCGAGCTTGCCGAGGAACAGCGTGATCTCGCGCTCGAACACGAGCGTCGGCCAGGTCAGGCCGGGCACCGTCTCGACGCCGGCGAACAGGCGCGGGAAACGCTCGATCTCCGACTTCATGTCGGCCTCGCCGCGCTCGACGATCATCTCGTACGTGCCGCGGCTCGCAATCACGTGCTGCGCGCCTTCGTCGAAATACGCGGACGCGCCGAGCACGCGCACCGCGTGGTAGTGCGACAGCACCACGTGCTTGATTGGCTTGTCGGTCACGCTGCGGATCTTCGCGATCAGGTCCTGCGCCATCGCGGGCGTCGCGGTCGTGTCGACGATCAGCACGCTGTCGTCGCCGATGATCACGCCCGAGTTCGGGTCGCCTTCGGCGGTGTACGCGTACGCGTTCTCGGACAGCTTCGTCCAGGTGACTTTCTTCTCTTCCAGATCGGCTTGGGAGGCGAATGCTTTGGCCATGTTGCGTTCCGTGGCTGCGAGCCATGTGTTGAGGGGTTGAGCGGATCATCTTCCCGCATCGAATATTTGTCAATGACAAAGTCGCTTGCTATTGTCTAATACGGGTAAACCTGCGGGCTGGCGCGATAAATGGCGTCGGATACCATGCGGGGTTTCGTCATCGGAAGAATCATCGCGTGCAGAATCACGAAGTCAGCGCAGACGATGCGCCGCCCAAGGCGCAGCGCGGGATCCAGAGCGTCGAGGTCGGCGGCCGGCTGCTCGACGCGCTCGCGCGCCGGCGCAAGCCGCTCGGGCTGTCCGAGCTGGCCGCGGCGGCCGACCTGTCGACCGCGCAGGCGCACACCTATCTCGTCAGCCTGACGCGGCTCGCGCTCGTGAAGCGCGACGCGCTCACCGGCAACTACGAGCCGGGCCCGTTGTCGCTGCGGCTCGGGCTGATGTCGATCGAGCGCCAGCCGGCTTATCGCGCGGCGCTGCCGCACGCTGCGCGGCTCGCGGAAGCGGTCGGCCTGAGCGTCGCGCTGTCGGTGCCGGGCGTGCTCGGGCCGACGATCGTGCGCATCGAGCACGGCGGCTATCCGCTGCACGTGAACCTGCATGTCGGTTCGGTGATGTCGCTCGACACGACAGCCACCGGCCGCGTGTTCCGCGCGTTCGGCGACCCCGCGCAACTTCGCGCGATGGCCGCCAGCCAGGCCGGCGCGGGCGACACGCTCGCGGGCGCCGAGCAGCCCGTGCCGGACACCGGCGTGCCGCAGGCCGAACTCGACGCGATCCGCGCACGTGGGATCGAACGCGGCGTCGACCTGCCGAGCCCCGGCGTCAGCGCGATGTGCGTGCCGGTGTTCGACGCGGCGGGCGCGCTGCAGCTCGCGTTGACGGTGATCGGTTCGACGGGCTCGATCGACGTCGCGTGGGACGGCCCGATCGCGGCGGCACTGCGCGACGCGGCCCAGCAGGCGAGCGCATCGCTCGGCGCGGCGCACGATGCCCCGCCGCCCGCACCCGGCGCGGCCCCGGCCGCCCCGCGCGTGCCGCCCGCACTGGCCGACGATGCGAAGGCGCAGCGCGGGATCAACGCGCTCGACAGCACCGGCGAGCTGCTGCTCGCGCTGGTGTCGGCGGGCCGCGCGCTGCCGCTGCGCGACCTCGCGGCGGCGGCCGGCATGCCGGCCGCGAAGGCCTTTCCGCATCTCGTCAGCTTGCAGAAGATCGGCCTGCTGAGCCGCGACGACGCCGGCTGCTTCGGCGGCGGCCCGCTCGGGCAGGCGCTCGGCCTGATCGCGATGCAGCGCGTGTCGCCGACGCGCGACGCGGAAGCCGAGATCGTCGCGCTGGCGGGCGCGACCGACATGAGCGTGGCGGCCGCGACGCTCGGGCCGCTCGGCCCGACGGTGATCCGCCTCGAGGAATCGGCGCGGCCGCAGCACGTGAGCCTCCAGGTCGGCACCGTGATGTCGCTCGTCAATACGGCGATCGGCCGGATCTTCGCAGCCGGCATGTCCGACGACGTGCTGGCCGACCTGCTCGCCGACGAGCCCGTGCGCCTCGCGGGGCGCCCGACGGCGGCGGCCGACGCTGCGTTCCGCGCGCACCTCGCGCAGATCCGCGCGGAAGGCGTCGACTTCGCGTTCGACGCGCCGGTGCCGGGCATCGGGACGGTCGCCGCGCCCGTGTTCGATCACACCGGCAGCATCCGGCTCGTGATCGCAATCATCGGTTCGTCGCGCGGCTTCCCGCGCGGGCCGGACAGCGATCTCGCGCAGGCCTTGCTCGCCGCGACGCGGCGGCTGTCGTGGCGGTTCGGGTGGATCGGCGGGCAGTGACGATCACGATGAATCCTGTTGCGCTGCGGCAACAGAACCCTCAAAGAATTACCATATTACAAAATCTCATTTCACAACGCGGTGGGCCTCATCTATGATTAGGGTTATCCCTAACTCGCCACCTATATGGGGCTTCGTCATGCAAACGTCTAATGTCTCCGACCGTTCCACCGAATCCGCTGGCTGGCTCGCACGTGTGGGCGAGCTGATTGCAGAAGCTTGGGCACTCCACCTCGAGAACTGCGAAGTCATCGCTGAAGCACACGCGCGCCTGCCGCGCTGAACGGAACGACCAGACGCCGGCCGGCGGCCCTGAGCTGGCCCCCGGCCTTGTTCCGTTTCCACTTGCGCGCCTGCGCTGCGCAATCGCGCAATCACGCGGCCGCGCGCGCCGGCTCTTCGACGAAGACCGGCTGCCCTCCCTCCGCGCGCTCACACCTGAATCGACGGCACGTCCTTCATGCAGCGCAGCGCAAACATCGAGCGGCTGTGACGGATGCTCGAAATCCTGTACAGCTTTTCGCGCAGGAAGCGCTCGTAGCCGGCCGTGCCGTCCACCGCGACCTTGATCCAGTAGTCGTACTCGCCCGACACCAGATACGCCTCGAGCACCTCGGGCAGCGCGGCGAGCTCCTCTCCGAAGCGGGCGAGCGCGTCGTCCTCGTGGCGATCGAGCGTGACTTCGAGGATCACGATGTCCGCGTAGCCCAGCTTCCGCTGGTTGACGAGCGCGACATAACCGTCGATGTAGCCGTCCACCTCGAGCTGCCGCGTGCGGTTCCAGCACGCGGTGGTCGACATGCCGATCTGTTCGGCCAGTTCGGCGTTCGACAGGCGCGCATTTTTTTGCAGTGCACCCAGGATCTTGCGATCCTGGCTGTCGAGCGTTTTCGGCGAGCGTTCACGTGTGGCCATGGCAAGAAGAATCTTCTACTGAAAAGCGGGATTCTATCTGAACGACATTCCGGATTTCGACCTGTTTCACTGGAAAACAGGAAGCCTTTTAATCCGGCCCCTTGATATATTTTTCCCCATGCCTGTTGTCCGGCACGCTCCCCGCGACAACCCCTTCGCACCGGGACGCACGGCCGCAATCACGAGTTGCGGTGCCGGGCACCCAGGCATTCGAAACCCGCCGCCCGCGCACCCCAACCGACCGTGCGCGGCGCCGGCGCCCGTGTTCCTGTTCCTGCCCTACCCGTCATGTCGTTCAGGCTTTACCTCTCGTTTCTCGCTGCTTCCGCCGTTCTCGTCTACGCTCCCGGCCCCGTCAACCTCCTCACGATGAACCACGCACTGCGCGCCGGCTGGCGCCGCGCGCTGCCGTGTGTCTGGGGCGGCACGCTCGCCGTGCTGCTGCAACTCGCGCTGACCGCGCTGTGCCTGAATTCGCTCGTGCATCTCGACGAGCGCGCGCTGACCGTGCTGCGCTGGGCCGGCGCAGCCTACCTCGTCTGGCTCGGCTGCAAGCAATGGCTCAGCCGTGCGCCGGCCCATGCGCCGGCCGCATCATCGGCCGAGGTCGCCCAGCCGGCAGCCGATACGGGACGTGAACTGTTCTGGCGCGGCCTTGCGACCTCGGGGCTGAATCCGAAGACGCTGCTGTTCTTCCCGTCGTTCTTCCCGCAATTCATCGTCGCGGGCACCGACTGGAGCCTGAACCAGCAGTTCCTGCTGCTCTCGGCGACGTTCGCGGTGCTGTTCGCGGGCGGCGTCGCGTCGATGGCGCTGTTCTCGCACCGGCTGAGCCGCGCACTGCAGCGGCCCGCGCGGATGCGTGCGATGAACCGCGTCACGGGCGGGCTGCTCGTCGGGATGGGCGCGATCATGGTCGGCTGGAACTGACTGGCTGCCCACGCAACCTTCCCCCTGAATCCCCGTCGCTCGATCCGCCGAAACCTCCGCGCTAAAGATTCCGCACGCGCTGCCGTAATTCCTGTGACGAAATTGCGGTGACGCGTGCGTTCCGCCCCTCTCCCTCCCCCACGCAGGAAGCACTATGAGATTGACGTCCCTGGGCCGGGTGAGCGTTGGCGCTCGTCTGGCCGCATTGTCGTGCGCAACCGTCGCATTGCTGTTTGCCGCCTTCGCGTGGACCCTCGCGCACCTGGCCGGCGAACAGATCGCCGACCAGGCGCACGCGCGCATCGCCGAGAAGGAACGCTCGATCGCCGCGATGGTCGACCTGTTCGACAAGGCGCTGACCGCCGAAGCCGATCGCTCGATGTCGCTGTTCGCGAGCTTCCTGCCGGCCGAGTTCTCGCTCGACCCGGCGCGCACCCAGGACCTCGGCGGCGGCGTGATGGCGCCGACGCTGTCCGCGGGCAGCAGGCCGCTCGACCTCGACTATTCGATTCCCGACCAGTTCCTGAAGAAAAGCGGCGCGATCGCGACGATCTTCGCGCGCGACGGCGACGATTTCGTGCGGATCACGACCTCGCTGAAGAAGCAGGACGGCGCGCGCGCCGTCGGCACGCGCCTCGACCGCAACAGCCCCGCCTACGCGCCGCTCGTCGCGGGCCGCAGCTACACGGGCCTCGCGAAGCTGTTCGGGCGGCCGTACATCACGCAATACAAGCCGGTGACCGACGCGACCGGCCGCGTGATCGGCGCGCTGTTCGTCGGGATCGACGTCGCGGACGAAATCCGCCTCGTCGAAGCCGGCATTCGCGAGCTGAAGATCGGCAGCAACGGCTACTACTTCGTGCTCGACGCATCGCAGGGCCCGTCGCGCGGCACCTTCGTCGTCCACCCCGAGGCGGCCGGCAAACCGGCCCGCGACGGCGCCGCGCCCTACGCGCAGATGCTCGCGGCCGGCGACGGACGGCTCGCGTACACGTCGACCGACCCGGCCGCGCACGACAGCGGGCCCACCGCGAAATTCGTGTCGTTCACGACGATTCCGCAGTGGCAATGGCTCGTCGGCGGCATCGCGCTCGACGACGAACTGCTCGCCGGCATGCGCGCCACCCGCAACCGCTTCCTGATGATCGCCGCGGCGCTCGTGCTCGCGTTCGCGGTGCTGTTCGTCATCGTGGTCCGCCGTGTCGTGAGCCGGCCGCTCGATGCGGCGGCACGCGCGTCGGAACGCTTCGCCGCCGGCGACCTGAGCGTGCGCGTCCGCGACGACGGCGCCGTGCCGCGCGGCGCGGACGAGATCGGCCGGCTCGTGCAGGCCGTCGACGGGATCGGCGACGGCCTCGCCCGGATCGTCGAGCAGGTGCGCAACAGCTCGGCCGACATCGCGCGCGGCACGGTCGACATCGCGGCCGGCAGCGGCGACATGGCCGCGCGGATCGCGACGCAGGCGAGCAGCGTCGAACAGACCGCGGCCAGCATGGAGCAGATCACCGCCGCCGTGCAGCAGAGCGCCGAGCACGCGGCGCAAGCCAACGCGCTGGTCGCCCACGCGTCGGCCGCCGCGACGAACGGCGACGCCGCGGTGCAGCGCGTGGTCGCGACGATGGACGACATCGGCCGCGCAACGCGCCGGATCGCCGAGATCACGGGCACGATCGAGGGCATCGCGTTCCAGACCAACATCCTCGCGCTGAACGCGGCCGTCGAGGCTGCACGCGCGGGCGAACACGGCAAGGGCTTCGCGGTGGTCGCGGCCGAGGTGCGCACGCTCGCGCAGCGCAGCGCGGCTGCCGTGAAGGAGATCGACGCGCTGAGCGCCGAATCGTCGACGACCGTCGAACAGGGTTACCGGATCGCCGACGCCGCGCGCGGCACGATGCGCGACATCGTCGCGCGCGTCGACCAGGTCAGCACGCTGATCGGCGAGATCAGCGCCGCGGCGCGCGAACAATCGACCGGCATCGAACAGGTGAACCTGGCCGTCACGCAGATCGGCGACGCGACGCAGCAGAATGCCACGCTGATCTCGGACGCCGAACGCGCGGCCGTCGCGCTGCGCGACCAGGCCGCGCAACTGGCGGATGCGGTCAGCGTGTTCCGGCTCGAGCGAGCCGCGTGACGGCAGACGGCAGACGGATGGCGGACGATCGGCCGGGGCCGGGCGGCTCGCCTACTTCTTGTCGCCGGCCAGGTCGATCGCCTTGTCCGAGCCGACCGCGTTGCGCAGCTGGAATTTCTGGATCTTGCCGGTGGACGTCTTCGGCAGCTCGCCGAACCGCACGGCCTTCGGCACCTTGAAGCCCGCGAGCAACTGCCGGCAATGCGCGACGATCTCCTCCTCGGTCGCGCTCGCGCCTTCGCGCAGCTCGACGAACGCGCACGGCACCTCGCCCCATTTCGGGTCGGGCATCGCGACGACGGCGGCGACCGCCACGGCCGGATGCCGGTACAGCGCATCCTCGACCTCGATGCTCGAGATGTTCTCGCCGCCCGAGATGATGATGTCCTTCTTGCGGTCCTTGATCCGGATATAGCCGTCCGGCGTCAGCACCGCGAGATCGCCGGTATGGAACCAGCCGCCGTGGAACGCGTCGTCGGTCGCCTTCGGGTTCTTCAGGTAGCCCTTCA
This genomic interval carries:
- a CDS encoding MFS transporter translates to MSAPLRAEAARGVASGAGAGDDAPDDDALYRRIGMRIVPFLFICYIVSILDRSNIGFAQLQMRQDLGLTDAMYSLGAVLFFVGYVLFEVPSNALLRRFGARRTFARIMCLWGAVSVAMIAVDSAKHFYVLRFLLGLFEAGFFPGVVFYLTYWYPARRRASVLSIFYAGVAVAGMVGGLLSGWLMRGMSGVLGLHGWQWMFAIEGAPAILLGVIAWFWLCDGPEQAAWLTPDDRRRLADDLAADRARAPAHTAASLREALAAPRTYLFAFIYFSLTTALLMLLFWMPLMIREFGIHDVVQISLLSVVPNAVGAAGLIAIARRSDRKRERRRHFAACAFGGAVALALLTLHLPSIVAMMALLSVAAMLIFAAHPVFWAVPSAYFSGAGAAGGIALISSIGVSSGMITPWLVGLIRTRTGSMDPAMLMIAALLAACAVAMLLGTRGERPTEPAR
- a CDS encoding MFS transporter; this encodes MPQSLPAEAAVASASASDDQLLFRKIAWRIVPFLFLCYVVSFLDRINIGFAQLQMKHDLGFSDAMYGLGAAVFYVGYVFCEVPSNMLLARFGARRTFTRIMLLWGIASTGMMFVSQPSHFYVLRFLLGVFEAGFFPGIVLYLTYWFPANRRAAAISVFFAGVAVAGVLGGLMSGWIMRDMGGVLGLHGWQWMFAIEGAPAILLAFAAFTFLVDRPQDAAWLTSDEKARVAALCAHGQGREGAHGAHGPGSFAAALLNPRVYLFAFIYFSLTCASLTLNFWMPLMIRDFGVTDVVAVSLYTVVPNAVGAVGLVLIARRSDRTGERRKHFACCTIGGGIALAALTLHLHSFAAMLACLSIAATLVFAALPIFWAVPTRYLSGNAAAAGIALISSIGITSGIVSPWVIGMIRTRTGSMDLAVYLLAALLVASGVALMLGVKGEPQRRVWA
- a CDS encoding MBL fold metallo-hydrolase, yielding MAKAFASQADLEEKKVTWTKLSENAYAYTAEGDPNSGVIIGDDSVLIVDTTATPAMAQDLIAKIRSVTDKPIKHVVLSHYHAVRVLGASAYFDEGAQHVIASRGTYEMIVERGEADMKSEIERFPRLFAGVETVPGLTWPTLVFEREITLFLGKLEVKIMHVGSGHTKGDTIVWIPSQKVLFSGDLVEYDAACYCGDAQLEQWPATLEALRALNAEKLVPGRGPALLNPAEVNKGLDYTKDFVTTLLAQGRKAVERKLDLKASMALTREAMDPKFGHVFIYEHCLPFDVSRAFDEASGITHPRIWTAQRDKEMWAALQD
- a CDS encoding IclR family transcriptional regulator; protein product: MQNHEVSADDAPPKAQRGIQSVEVGGRLLDALARRRKPLGLSELAAAADLSTAQAHTYLVSLTRLALVKRDALTGNYEPGPLSLRLGLMSIERQPAYRAALPHAARLAEAVGLSVALSVPGVLGPTIVRIEHGGYPLHVNLHVGSVMSLDTTATGRVFRAFGDPAQLRAMAASQAGAGDTLAGAEQPVPDTGVPQAELDAIRARGIERGVDLPSPGVSAMCVPVFDAAGALQLALTVIGSTGSIDVAWDGPIAAALRDAAQQASASLGAAHDAPPPAPGAAPAAPRVPPALADDAKAQRGINALDSTGELLLALVSAGRALPLRDLAAAAGMPAAKAFPHLVSLQKIGLLSRDDAGCFGGGPLGQALGLIAMQRVSPTRDAEAEIVALAGATDMSVAAATLGPLGPTVIRLEESARPQHVSLQVGTVMSLVNTAIGRIFAAGMSDDVLADLLADEPVRLAGRPTAAADAAFRAHLAQIRAEGVDFAFDAPVPGIGTVAAPVFDHTGSIRLVIAIIGSSRGFPRGPDSDLAQALLAATRRLSWRFGWIGGQ
- a CDS encoding Lrp/AsnC family transcriptional regulator, whose protein sequence is MATRERSPKTLDSQDRKILGALQKNARLSNAELAEQIGMSTTACWNRTRQLEVDGYIDGYVALVNQRKLGYADIVILEVTLDRHEDDALARFGEELAALPEVLEAYLVSGEYDYWIKVAVDGTAGYERFLREKLYRISSIRHSRSMFALRCMKDVPSIQV
- a CDS encoding LysE family translocator, coding for MSFRLYLSFLAASAVLVYAPGPVNLLTMNHALRAGWRRALPCVWGGTLAVLLQLALTALCLNSLVHLDERALTVLRWAGAAYLVWLGCKQWLSRAPAHAPAASSAEVAQPAADTGRELFWRGLATSGLNPKTLLFFPSFFPQFIVAGTDWSLNQQFLLLSATFAVLFAGGVASMALFSHRLSRALQRPARMRAMNRVTGGLLVGMGAIMVGWN
- a CDS encoding methyl-accepting chemotaxis protein, with protein sequence MRLTSLGRVSVGARLAALSCATVALLFAAFAWTLAHLAGEQIADQAHARIAEKERSIAAMVDLFDKALTAEADRSMSLFASFLPAEFSLDPARTQDLGGGVMAPTLSAGSRPLDLDYSIPDQFLKKSGAIATIFARDGDDFVRITTSLKKQDGARAVGTRLDRNSPAYAPLVAGRSYTGLAKLFGRPYITQYKPVTDATGRVIGALFVGIDVADEIRLVEAGIRELKIGSNGYYFVLDASQGPSRGTFVVHPEAAGKPARDGAAPYAQMLAAGDGRLAYTSTDPAAHDSGPTAKFVSFTTIPQWQWLVGGIALDDELLAGMRATRNRFLMIAAALVLAFAVLFVIVVRRVVSRPLDAAARASERFAAGDLSVRVRDDGAVPRGADEIGRLVQAVDGIGDGLARIVEQVRNSSADIARGTVDIAAGSGDMAARIATQASSVEQTAASMEQITAAVQQSAEHAAQANALVAHASAAATNGDAAVQRVVATMDDIGRATRRIAEITGTIEGIAFQTNILALNAAVEAARAGEHGKGFAVVAAEVRTLAQRSAAAVKEIDALSAESSTTVEQGYRIADAARGTMRDIVARVDQVSTLIGEISAAAREQSTGIEQVNLAVTQIGDATQQNATLISDAERAAVALRDQAAQLADAVSVFRLERAA